One genomic window of Ottowia oryzae includes the following:
- a CDS encoding MurR/RpiR family transcriptional regulator, with amino-acid sequence MGAQDRIRERFNDLSPALQQVARYVLDHPNEVVTGSMRNVGTRSQSTPATLVRFAHTVGFDGWPQLKAAFAADMGLDADTYGERAKQLVGRAKDQSLAGEMFEVQRRNLEATHRHSEQALPTACALIEKAPAVHAAGFRACFPIAFSFVYVYRLFRASVHLVDGQGGSLEMQQRAFAKGDALVVVSFAPYSREALQVTDAAKKAGCRIVAITDSVASPISLVADETLLFTTHSPSFFPSIAAGVAVTEALVELLASRAGKPVVRRIGQAEAQLLESGAYLAPPLPRHP; translated from the coding sequence ATGGGTGCACAAGACCGGATCCGCGAGCGCTTCAACGACCTCAGCCCCGCCTTGCAACAGGTGGCCCGCTACGTGCTGGACCACCCCAACGAGGTGGTCACCGGCTCCATGCGCAACGTGGGTACACGCTCGCAAAGCACGCCCGCGACGCTGGTGCGCTTTGCGCACACCGTGGGTTTCGACGGCTGGCCGCAGCTGAAAGCTGCTTTCGCCGCCGACATGGGCCTGGACGCCGACACCTACGGCGAGCGCGCCAAACAGTTGGTCGGCCGCGCCAAAGACCAAAGCCTGGCGGGCGAGATGTTCGAGGTGCAACGCCGCAACCTGGAAGCCACCCACCGGCACAGCGAGCAGGCGCTGCCAACCGCCTGCGCTTTGATCGAAAAAGCCCCTGCCGTGCACGCTGCAGGCTTTCGCGCGTGCTTTCCCATCGCGTTTTCGTTTGTTTACGTGTACCGGCTTTTCCGCGCGAGCGTCCACCTGGTCGATGGCCAAGGCGGCTCGCTGGAGATGCAGCAGCGCGCATTCGCCAAGGGCGACGCGCTGGTGGTGGTCAGCTTTGCGCCCTACTCGCGCGAAGCGCTGCAGGTGACCGATGCGGCCAAAAAGGCCGGGTGCCGCATCGTCGCCATCACCGACAGCGTGGCTTCACCCATCTCACTGGTGGCCGACGAGACGTTGCTGTTCACCACCCACAGTCCGTCGTTCTTTCCGTCCATCGCGGCGGGCGTGGCCGTCACAGAGGCCTTGGTCGAGCTGCTGGCCAGCCGCGCGGGCAAGCCCGTCGTGCGGCGCATCGGTCAGGCAGAGGCGCAATTGCTGGAATCGGGCGCCTACCTGGCGCCACCGTTGCCGCGTCATCCGTGA
- a CDS encoding aspartate aminotransferase family protein — MTHVFHRHLRQTPPIAVGAQGMYIRDEQGREYLDASGGAAVSSLGHAHPEVMAAMHAQIDKLAYAHTSFFSSEPAEQLADELIGSAPEGMSHLYLVSGGSEAVEAALKMARQYFVEIGQPQRTQFIARRQSYHGNTLGALAVGGNAWRREPFAPILVPATHVAPCYPYREQRPDETAEQYGLRLAAELEAAIVAQGADRVIAFVAETVGGATAGVLTPVPGYFKAVRAVCDKYGVLLILDEVMCGMGRTGSLHACEQEGVVPDLMTVAKGLGGGYQPIGAVLAQGRIVEAMSKGSGFFQHGHTYLGHPVACAAALAVQHVIRRDGLVAKVRDDGIAFGAMLADALGGHPHVGDIRGRGFFWGLELVADRATKTPFDPARKVNATIKKDAMARGLLCYPFGGTVDGRQGDHVLLAPPYIASRQELQLIVERLADSIDSVTRAAAA; from the coding sequence ATGACCCACGTCTTTCACCGCCATCTTCGCCAGACTCCACCCATTGCCGTGGGCGCGCAAGGCATGTACATCCGTGACGAGCAGGGGCGGGAATACCTGGATGCGTCGGGCGGGGCAGCGGTGTCTTCGCTAGGCCATGCGCACCCCGAAGTGATGGCCGCCATGCATGCGCAGATCGACAAGCTGGCGTATGCGCACACCAGCTTCTTTTCCAGCGAGCCGGCCGAACAACTGGCCGATGAGCTGATCGGCTCTGCGCCCGAGGGCATGAGCCACCTCTATCTGGTCAGCGGTGGTTCAGAGGCGGTCGAGGCGGCGCTCAAGATGGCGCGCCAGTACTTCGTGGAAATCGGTCAGCCCCAGCGCACGCAGTTCATTGCGCGGCGCCAGAGCTACCACGGCAATACGCTGGGGGCGCTGGCGGTGGGTGGCAACGCCTGGCGGCGTGAGCCCTTCGCGCCCATCCTGGTGCCCGCCACGCACGTTGCGCCGTGCTATCCGTACCGTGAGCAACGCCCGGATGAAACCGCCGAACAGTACGGCCTGCGTCTGGCCGCTGAACTTGAAGCGGCCATCGTCGCCCAAGGCGCAGACCGCGTCATCGCGTTCGTGGCCGAGACCGTGGGCGGCGCCACCGCCGGGGTGCTGACGCCCGTGCCGGGCTATTTCAAAGCAGTACGCGCCGTGTGCGACAAGTACGGCGTACTGCTCATCCTGGATGAGGTGATGTGTGGGATGGGCCGCACTGGATCGCTGCACGCTTGTGAGCAAGAAGGCGTGGTGCCCGACCTGATGACGGTGGCGAAGGGGCTGGGCGGCGGCTACCAGCCGATTGGCGCCGTGCTGGCCCAGGGCCGCATCGTCGAGGCGATGTCCAAGGGCAGCGGATTCTTTCAGCACGGGCACACCTACCTGGGGCACCCGGTGGCTTGCGCAGCGGCGCTGGCGGTGCAGCACGTGATTCGGCGCGACGGGCTGGTGGCCAAGGTTCGCGATGACGGCATCGCCTTCGGCGCCATGCTGGCCGACGCGCTGGGTGGGCACCCGCATGTGGGTGACATCCGCGGCCGCGGTTTCTTCTGGGGCCTTGAGCTGGTGGCGGACCGAGCCACCAAGACCCCATTCGACCCTGCACGCAAGGTCAACGCGACGATCAAGAAAGATGCGATGGCACGCGGGCTGCTTTGCTACCCGTTTGGCGGCACGGTGGATGGCCGGCAAGGCGACCACGTGCTGTTGGCGCCCCCCTACATCGCCAGCAGGCAAGAGCTGCAGTTGATCGTCGAGCGACTGGCTGATTCGATTGACAGCGTTACCCGCGCTGCAGCGGCCTGA
- a CDS encoding transporter substrate-binding domain-containing protein, producing MPQLCLQFSRRATAFGLAFAALLPVVSAQAQESETLAKIKSTGAITFGYRESSFGFSYLDGNLKPVGYSIDICKRIVDAVKTELKMPTIEIKYQAVTSANRIPLVQNGTVDLECGSTTNLVERQKQVAFSPDIFRYNVRMLVKADSGIKSIADLQGKTVATTAGTTSFRLLREADRGRGLDVTNLAGKDHSDSFLLVESGRAQAFVLDDILLAGQIANSRNPKDYIITGESLRTENQSLMFRKDDPAFKALVDRVVTGMMKSGEMEKLYTRWFMSPIPPKGININYPLNAETKDAFANPSSKGI from the coding sequence ATGCCCCAGCTATGTCTGCAGTTTTCCCGCCGTGCCACTGCATTCGGCCTGGCTTTCGCGGCCCTGCTGCCCGTGGTCAGTGCCCAGGCCCAGGAGAGCGAAACGCTCGCCAAGATCAAGTCAACCGGTGCCATCACGTTCGGTTACCGGGAGTCGTCCTTCGGCTTTTCGTACCTTGACGGCAACCTCAAGCCCGTGGGCTACAGCATCGACATCTGCAAGCGCATCGTCGACGCGGTGAAGACCGAGCTGAAGATGCCGACCATCGAGATCAAGTACCAGGCGGTGACCTCAGCCAACCGCATTCCGCTGGTGCAAAACGGCACGGTCGATCTGGAGTGCGGCTCCACCACCAACCTGGTGGAAAGGCAAAAGCAAGTGGCGTTTTCGCCGGACATCTTCCGCTACAACGTGCGCATGCTGGTGAAGGCAGATTCGGGCATCAAGAGCATTGCGGACCTGCAGGGCAAGACGGTGGCCACCACGGCCGGGACGACTTCGTTCCGTCTGCTGCGCGAGGCCGATCGCGGCCGTGGCCTGGACGTGACCAACCTGGCAGGCAAGGATCACAGCGATTCGTTCTTGCTGGTGGAAAGTGGCCGCGCGCAGGCCTTCGTTCTGGACGACATCCTGCTGGCCGGCCAGATTGCGAACTCGCGCAACCCTAAGGACTACATCATCACGGGTGAAAGCCTGCGCACCGAAAACCAGTCGCTGATGTTCCGCAAGGACGACCCGGCCTTCAAGGCGCTGGTCGACCGCGTGGTGACGGGCATGATGAAGTCGGGCGAGATGGAAAAGCTCTATACGCGTTGGTTCATGTCGCCCATTCCGCCCAAGGGCATCAACATCAACTACCCGCTCAACGCCGAAACGAAGGACGCTTTCGCCAATCCCTCGTCCAAAGGCATTTGA
- a CDS encoding aspartate/glutamate racemase family protein, whose amino-acid sequence MTRLALIHALSHSVAPINEAFERDWPEAVRMNLLDDSLSADLARGGRGLDEVMHERFQRLAQYAVDTGARGILFTCSAFGPCIEAVARRHAGLPVLKPNEGMIEEVAQGQGRLGLIATFAPTLASMPAEFPQGTLLELALAEGALDALNAGDTQRHDALIAEQAAALRERGCTRLALAQFSMARARAACEAASGLPVLTTVDSAVKALRRRS is encoded by the coding sequence ATGACACGCCTCGCCCTGATTCACGCGCTTTCGCATTCGGTAGCCCCCATCAACGAAGCCTTTGAGCGGGACTGGCCCGAGGCGGTGCGGATGAATCTGCTGGACGACAGCCTTTCCGCCGACCTGGCACGCGGCGGGCGGGGGCTGGATGAGGTGATGCATGAGCGGTTCCAGCGGCTGGCGCAGTACGCGGTCGATACGGGCGCGCGGGGCATTCTGTTTACATGCTCGGCCTTCGGGCCGTGCATTGAGGCGGTGGCGCGCCGGCACGCCGGCCTGCCGGTGCTCAAGCCGAACGAGGGGATGATCGAAGAGGTGGCGCAGGGGCAGGGCCGGCTTGGCCTGATCGCCACTTTTGCCCCCACGCTGGCCTCGATGCCAGCCGAGTTTCCGCAGGGCACGTTGTTGGAACTGGCGCTGGCCGAAGGCGCACTCGACGCCCTGAACGCGGGTGACACGCAGCGCCATGATGCGCTGATTGCCGAGCAGGCCGCAGCACTGCGCGAGCGGGGTTGTACGCGGCTGGCACTGGCCCAGTTCAGCATGGCCAGAGCCCGGGCCGCGTGCGAAGCAGCCAGCGGCCTGCCGGTGCTGACCACGGTGGACAGCGCCGTGAAGGCGCTGCGGCGGCGCAGTTGA
- a CDS encoding LysR family transcriptional regulator: MDWDNLRYFLELARTGTLAAAARRTGVEHTTVARRIQALEKQMGAPLFAREAAGHRLTEAGRQLLPAVEAMETAVLGVERHSPANAASSGPTGLVRVGATEGFGTLILAPHLARLTLAHPGLSVDLLAVPRMLHLSRREADIVISLERPKRGAVIVTKLADYTLRLYGQREYLARRPLITKAEDLRHHAFISYVDDLLFSKELQFLDQLHQPERFALRSTSVTAQYEAVRAGAGLAVLPPFMADRDPILARVLPSQAEFTRTFWMSMPAEAKHLARVQAVWGLLKEVGQREAGVLVPGAARSAR, translated from the coding sequence ATGGACTGGGACAACCTGCGCTACTTTCTGGAACTGGCCCGCACCGGCACGCTGGCCGCCGCCGCGCGACGCACCGGGGTGGAACACACCACCGTGGCGCGCCGCATTCAAGCGCTGGAAAAGCAGATGGGCGCGCCGCTGTTCGCGCGCGAGGCCGCCGGCCACCGCCTGACCGAGGCCGGCCGCCAGCTGCTGCCCGCCGTCGAAGCCATGGAAACCGCCGTGCTGGGCGTGGAACGCCATTCCCCCGCCAACGCCGCCAGCAGCGGCCCCACCGGCCTGGTGCGCGTGGGCGCCACCGAAGGCTTTGGCACGCTGATACTGGCGCCGCACCTGGCGCGGCTGACGCTGGCGCACCCCGGCCTGTCCGTCGACCTGCTGGCCGTGCCCCGCATGCTGCACCTCAGCCGGCGCGAGGCCGACATCGTGATTTCGCTGGAGCGCCCCAAGCGCGGCGCCGTCATCGTCACCAAACTGGCCGACTACACCCTGCGCCTGTACGGCCAGCGCGAATACCTGGCGCGCCGCCCGCTCATCACCAAGGCCGAAGATTTACGCCACCACGCCTTCATCAGCTACGTGGACGATCTGCTGTTCAGCAAAGAGCTGCAGTTCTTGGACCAGCTGCATCAGCCCGAACGCTTTGCCCTGCGCAGCACCAGCGTCACCGCGCAGTACGAAGCCGTGCGCGCCGGCGCCGGCCTGGCCGTGCTGCCCCCCTTCATGGCCGACCGCGACCCCATCCTGGCCCGCGTGTTGCCGAGCCAAGCCGAGTTCACCCGCACCTTCTGGATGAGCATGCCCGCCGAGGCGAAACACCTGGCCCGCGTGCAGGCGGTGTGGGGCTTGTTGAAAGAGGTGGGGCAGCGCGAGGCAGGGGTGTTGGTACCAGGTGCCGCGCGAAGCGCACGCTGA